The stretch of DNA CTCGCATCCACTTCCCCCTGGCTACCTACGCCCCTGTCATCTCCGCAGAAAAAGCCTACCACGAGCAGCTGTCGGTGGCTGAGATCACCAACTCGTGCTTCGAGCCGGCCAACCAGATGGTGAAGTGCGACCCTCGGCACGGCAAGTACATGGCGTGCTGCCTGCTGTACCGCGGGGACGTGGTGCCCAAGGACGTCAACGCCGCCATCGCCACCATCAAGACCAAGCGCAGCATCCAGTTTGTGGACTGGTGCCCAACCGGTTTCAAGGTGGGCATCAACTACCAGCCTCCCACGGTGGTGCCGGGGGGTGACCTGGCCAAGGTGCAGCGCGCCGTCTGCATGCTGAGCAACACCACGGCCATCGCCGAGGCCTGGGCGCGCCTGGACCACAAGTTCGACCTGATGTACGCCAAGCGCGCCTTCGTGCACTGGTACGTGGGTGAGGGCATGGAGGAGGGGGAGTTCTCCGAGGCGCGGGAGGACATGGCCGCCCTGGAGAAGGATTACGAGGAGGTGGGCCTGGACTCCTACGAGG from Meleagris gallopavo isolate NT-WF06-2002-E0010 breed Aviagen turkey brand Nicholas breeding stock unplaced genomic scaffold, Turkey_5.1 ChrUn_random_7180001841824, whole genome shotgun sequence encodes:
- the LOC104915670 gene encoding tubulin alpha-4A chain-like, which translates into the protein AIYDICRRNLDIERPTYTNLNRLISQIVSSITASLRFDGALNVDLTEFQTNLVPYPRIHFPLATYAPVISAEKAYHEQLSVAEITNSCFEPANQMVKCDPRHGKYMACCLLYRGDVVPKDVNAAIATIKTKRSIQFVDWCPTGFKVGINYQPPTVVPGGDLAKVQRAVCMLSNTTAIAEAWARLDHKFDLMYAKRAFVHWYVGEGMEEGEFSEAREDMAALEKDYEEVGLDSYE